From Erigeron canadensis isolate Cc75 chromosome 5, C_canadensis_v1, whole genome shotgun sequence:
CGTGATTTTGTGATTAAAAGAAATCGCATATCATACCAGCTGTATTAAAAACGTTTCAAGCAAGTTAAAACTCTGATTAATTTCTTGCCTTATTTTTAAGACTTTTCACTCATACTTCCGTTGCAAATAGTTCTAGTAATCGATATAGTTTCAGAATGACGTACAAGCTCCTACTCAAAGTATATTGTGTATGGATTAGAATTTGCAGTATATGGTGTCTGAAAAACGTTAATTTGTGTATACGAATGTGATTCTTGCTCTTTCACCTTACATCTTTGTCTTTTTTTTGCTTGCAGGGCGATCGTTGGCTATCATACAAACTACCATATTCCCTTATGAAAGGGTATATCATATACTCTGGAGCATACTATACAAAACCTGCTCAGTTTGAAGTCATATACTCATCCTGTCTGCTGTCGCCCTGCTCAAAAATGGCCATCAGAAATGTTGAAAATTGTAAATCAACAATTCTTATCGCAAAAAAGGAGATACATAATTTATACAACGTCCTTTTTGAAGAACAGAAATGagcgtcttttttttttcttcttttgtgtGGCACCCCTACCTCAATCGAGTTTGGTGGCGTGTCTTGATGGTATATTGTCTGTAAACTTATTGTCTAAGCTGCTGGTAAATTGTGTGATGTTGTTACATGACTTAAAAAAAGtcggttttttattttatcatatttttgaAACTTTAAGGTGTGTAACTGTTTGTAtgacaaaatgaaaattataaaaaagttggaagagattattattactattgaTGAAATGGTTTTCAcatttcaaaaagttatatgcGTTTTTCCTGATGGTTTgtcaactttttttaattttgaaagtaTGACTTAAAGCAAATCAAGATAAAACAATCTTTGCTGATTGTACAAGCCTGATATTATTGACTTCAATCTTTGGTATATTCACCATTTTGACCATTACACCTATGACCTGCCTAGCTAATGCTACACTTGCGAATATTTCCAATTAATgttatcgtttttttttttcattctcttacCTCATGGTAATATATCAGTTTGTATTTTGTTCATGAGCATTTGTTTTGAAGTGTaccatttttcttttaagaaaTTTAGTAAATATGCATAGATTAACAGTAGATGATATTAGAATTCTCAAAAAAACCAAATACCTCAATCAACACTTAAGTAAGTGTACAAGACAGACAGACTTGACTCCATTACACAAACCGTATGAGTTTTCAAAGTTGGCATAGAAAGTTGAAACATAAGATCAAAAAGTTTATAACGAGATTATCTTTCTAAGCACGTTCAAGTTTCTCATCTTTATCCCGAAAACACACATAAACGCGTGCATAGCACGGGTCTACTTCTAGTGAAATTATGACGAATACGACTATGCACAAAGTAATTTGATCAAGGCGATAAATGGATGAATTAGCATGATCTCTTATCTCGATCTTTCTCTATTCGATATAGTCAATGACAATTTGACAttttatcatcattttgatgattagTTCATttgagttgttttttttttcttttattcattGAGTTTCATTCGATTATATATCCATTGAAAGATAATATAGGCTACTAATTTACTAATAGATGTTTATATGTTATGTCGCTTTGATGATAttcaaacaaaattatatatccaCCATACTTTTAGCTAACAATTGCACTTTTCGAATATAATATATGCAaatatgatatacatataacatattttatgtgtttgtttatatACCTAACTTATTCTCATATTAATGAAATCCACACAAAGTTGAGACTTTTATGACAACATAGAACTACCAAATAAATGAAGACAAAGATTGCCACCTTAACTTAAGCTTTATATTgctctttaaattaaaataaatagactTTTAAATCATGATGTACGCTTTACATCAAATATAATTAACTAGTAGATGAAGTATGAGATTTTGTAATAACATGTATAGCATAATGTGAGGTAACTTGATATCTCATAATAAGTTGTAAAGTTCAGTTTTATGATAGACAAAGTGTAATTAAATTTGTGTAGATGTGTGTAAGATAACTTGTAATGATGCTTTCTTTATTGCTCTATAAATAATAACACAATTCGAAAACTGAAAGAGTTTaacagaaagaaagaaataaaatatgtttttttttaatataaataaaatatgttaagaTTTGATTTTATAGTTAATTCTTATTTGTCTTCCAATTAGGGTATTACCAATCTCAAGAGAAAAATTAATCTATGCAATTAATGAATATTTCAGATATTGTATACACCATATACAGTTAATCACATGGccttattatattaattaacaaactaATCTTGCCCGACTTTCTTGACCTTAATCTTGTTATCTTCTTCATATAACCATTATACACATACAAGTGTgtatttgtatattatatatacaaattcctGAACCCTGTGTAGCTCCTTTTCTTcctgaaaagttaaaaaaaaaaaaaaaacactctaatctcacaaaaataaaaaaccttagTCAAGACCTCAAGAAATTAAGTGCACCAACTTCAAGTTTTAACCATGGATGTTAAGATGTGGCGTAGCGCAACGGTCAAACCTGACCGTGTTCATCAACGGCTTGGCTCCACAACTCATGAGCCAAGCGCAGTGTCTAGAAAGTCAGTATGgaaagttatattaaaaaagtttagaagagagaaaaataaatttcTAAAGAGATTGCCAACAAAGCGTGTTCAAGTTTCTTATGATGAGCACGACTACGACCAAAATTTTGATCAAGGGTCGGAATGGAGAAATGAGGTCGATATCTTGCCTAGATCGTTCTCAGTTCAATACTCGAATCGGCATTCTCCCATCTTTTAGATGGTTAGTTAATAATCATCTATAGTTCATTTACAGTAGCCTTTTagcttaattagttttttttttggaacggctTCTAGCTTAATTAGTCGTGATAGGTATGCTAGTAAATCTAAGCCTAAAACAACTTATCGGGTTTGGTTTGTATAATGTCATATTACTACTTCTGGCTTGAACTTTGACTAGTTGAAAAtcaatatcaaaatatcattgtaatatttcatttatttttgtgtGATAGTGATTTTTCTAATAGTGAAGTCCAGTTTGGATTGATACATTTAGATATATCCTTGGCTATGGATAATTGATTGTTGATACTTGATAGTTATGAGGTCGTTTTCACCTTTTTAAGGTCTGTTTTCATTACTTATATATAATGGATAtcttaataatatttttgtcGTGTATTTGTGGAAATAACTATAGTTTTGCGTTAGTATTGTCTGTTTCTTTTGAATCGATTAAGAGACCAATTTCTACAGAAAGACTTCATTTCAATTGATAAGTTGAACAATGACAGTGTATAttgaagtaatttttttttcttatgtaatTTGGCACGACTTTtgattaatgatataattttttaactttcgAATGAAAATAGTTATTATGAAATATTGATTATAGACTACCCGCGCAATGTGTCAGTTTGATTCCGATGACGTATAGTGATGGTGGTGATGACGGCGTTAAATGgtttagatatttatataaagatgtAATGTATTTTAATATGATAGATTGgtggtaatttattttatggtgtgtcccatttttttaaatttcaatatgAATCtgtagtttttatatatactactagtactaatacccgtacgatgtacggattttgtatatatatactactagtactaatacccgtacgatgtacggattttgtatatgttgtaTGATTAGgtagtgtttatatatatatctatgagtAATTCTATTGTGGACATGAAAAggattaaagatatatattaattaacaaaaatgatGTCTCATATCATTATAATAACAACCATACACACAAATGGAAAATTGTTACACGATATGATatgtaaacaatatataattggGGATGGTTATATAAGATTGTTAGGTATTTAAATTTCAATGtaaaacactcacatattaactttttattccactttttaaaaaaaataattttttattccataaaattcattgggaccaaacatttattcattaaataaaaaatattaaaaaattgtatttgAGGGGTTCAACACAAGTCTAGGTGCTTATATATAGTCTACTCATATATAATATAGcatagttttaaatatatataatcggTTAAAGAAAAGTAATAGATAACAAAAAGAAATTGTAGTATTATAAACTAAGAAGAAACATGAGTTTTAGTTAAAAGTTATAGCATCTGATGATAAGAATAACGAATCTAATAGACCATTAGAATATTAAAGTTCATACGTGAAAACTGAGTTAACAAATCTaagattagaaaaaaattaaaggatGTAGGCAGTTAAGAGTTTGATACGAACTcaaatcaaaaattttgatttaaattaaaatataatatatttggtAACTTATAGATATCTCGTACGAGTCCTAATACCCGaactaatatttaaaatttaatataggatagtgttttttttaaattaacacATGTCAACAAAGTAATGTGTCATATGTCACATCAAAAATACcccaatcctgttttagtatattggtagatataaatataaattaaataaaaatatattaaataactacttttaaaaaataatgtttataaattaaaaagaacatGTCGTTTAAATACTGGTAGATAGATTTTGTAGTGCCTATTCAGCTATTCTTAATTTACTCTTAGCCCAAAACACCAACCCAAAATATTACAATAGAGATATTTTTACCTATTCCAGGGCCTTAAACATTTGCCTAgcccatatataatataacgcCAGCCATGAGCCCATAAGACTCAAAAAATCAAATGGAGCTTGTCTACAGCCGATATCACGGTGTTTTCAATTGTATGATCTTCGTTCTCTCGCAATTTTTCgagaaaaagtaaaacaaatagttaATTGACGGTAACAAATATTCTTAGCTTAAGCCTAATGGAAAATTGACTGTTTGTTAAACGTAATATGAAAACTTTCACAATTAAAATGGTAACAAGCTGTCCCTTTTTGTTTTAACAATCGTAAAACAAAATGCAATGACATCATTATAGCGTAAAACAATCGTAAGAAAGATAGTAAAAAATTGAACACGGAATCAATATCGCCCAAACATCCAAAATCACAATAAAAGATCCCAATTTTAAGCAAACTATCCATTAATTAAACCATACAAATAATTATGAAACCACCATCATCATATAGCAATCACTAAAAAGTTCCCAAATTCACAACATCATATCATTATTCCTATCTTAAAATCATTACAtaccaaacttttttttttttaaagatcaCCGTACGACTTTAAAAAACGACCATCATTAATTACTTATGAATCTTTCCTCTAAGTTTAACACCAAGAACTTTTTCCATCTTAGCCAAAACACTCTGATTCGGAACCGCTTTTCCATTCTCGTATTCTTGAACAACCTGCGGCCTTTCATTAATCTGTTTCGCCAATTCCGCCTGACTCATTTTCCTCTCGATTCTCGCCTTCTGAATCATTTGTCTCACCTCTGTTGCTACCCTCTCCAATGCAGCCGGCTCCGCGGCCTCGTCTAGCTTCCTAGCGTAGACCGCGGTCGCCGGTTGTTTCTTGTTCGACCCGCCATCGAACTTTTTGACCGTTTGGACCTGTGCACCTGATCTTATTGCTTGGTTTATTGATTTTTGGTCACGCAGGACTTGtgattttggttttgatttttggaGCACTACTGGCTCCCAATCTTGTGTAAATGCACCTGTTGGTCTTGttggcatttttttttttttacgaaataacaacaatatttagATTGAATAAACAAATGATATTTGTGTTGTGTACTTTTGTAAAAAAACTAGGTGATTGAAGTATTGGATGAATTTGGGGTGTTTATATAGAAGTGGAGGGTCTGGAAAGTTCTTGAATTAAATGGAATAGAGTGATTTTTTTGCAATTTTGTGGATGGAAATTAAATTGGGTCTAGAAGGTTcctgaaaatatatatatattttttattatttaatttaatttgattcGTATTTCCCAAGGCATGAATGAAAGGGAAAGGAATGAACTTGTTGCCCACGGATTACACTTTCTATACAAACGGattactatataaaatatatgtcaGCTTTCATTTTAGGTTTGTTTAATTGGCTAACACTAGTACTTAAGTTTTAGACACCaaattataacttttgtttCAGATAGCACATCATAGTAATAGATGTTTTAAGAAGCATGAAACAGTTGAATGTAGAATTTGACCAACTACTTCTTCATTGAGTTTTGCTGTTAGCTAGACAAAATGATGCATTGTTTGTTTTTAGGTACAAAATATGTAGTTTGCCATGACATATGTCTGTAGTTGGGCATGACATGGACTTTGTTGCAAAAAAATCAACTATGATTGCAGCTTGTATACTGGTTCCAAAGTCTTCACCTTGTAACCTATCACAAATTTATATGATCGAATAATTTAAAACGAATCAAGTATCCAAGAGCATCCATAAAATATAAATCTTGACTAAGGCGAGAAATTTTCTTAAAGCTTAGCAGTAACATATAGGCAGATAACAGATTGATCTATGCTAAAGATACTTGATTTGACCCAAATTAATTTTTGATTGTTTATCCACCCTTCTTGGACCCGCCCATTATACCACCTCTGCAAAGAACTTAAGGTTAATGATGACAGGCTATATGGACTAAAAATCGAAATGCTTTCCATCTTTGGTTGTCccatattaatttaaaaacttgttatttaaaaaaaacttgcaaGTGTTGTATCATTGACAAAGGTACTTTAGTTGATAGTACTTATAGAATATCACAAATC
This genomic window contains:
- the LOC122600302 gene encoding multiprotein-bridging factor 1c, with the translated sequence MPTRPTGAFTQDWEPVVLQKSKPKSQVLRDQKSINQAIRSGAQVQTVKKFDGGSNKKQPATAVYARKLDEAAEPAALERVATEVRQMIQKARIERKMSQAELAKQINERPQVVQEYENGKAVPNQSVLAKMEKVLGVKLRGKIHK